The sequence below is a genomic window from Brettanomyces bruxellensis chromosome 9, complete sequence.
ACCGGTATCGAAATAGACTTCGGAAATCAAAtatgtaatttttttttgtcattgATCATAAATAAGGCAAGTTGTTCATTTTCTGTTTCCGTTACATGTATTTCAGTAATTACACattcatttatttgttgCTTTGCAATAAAAGTGCGCGATTGTGAACTATTTGATACGTAGTTGACTCATACCCGAATTTATAGTTGAACTGTCGATTATAATATAGCATTTTATTCAAGTCCAGAATCGATCTtagtaaagaaaaatgtcAACCACCGGAAAGGTACGTTTACCATTTAACAcctctaatttttttatgaCTAATACTAACTATGTGGTCATGTTTTGAACGCAGACTATTACATGCAAAGCAGGTATCTGCTGGGGTGCAGGTCAAGATGTGAAAATTGAAACTGTTGAAGTCGCCCCACCTAGGGCTCATGAAGTGAGAGTTAAGGTGGCATATACAGGTGTCTGTCACACTGATGAATACACTAGATCTGGCCAAGACCGTGAAGGTGTCTTTCCAGTTATATTTGGTCATGAGGGTGCTGGTATTGTCGAATCCATAGGCGAAGGCGTTATCAATGTCAAAGTCGGAGATCACGTCGTCTTATTGTATACACCAGAGTGTGGTGAATGCAAATTCTGTAAGTCCGGAAAGACAAATCTTTGCTCAAAGATTAGAAACACTCAGGGAAAAGGTTTAATGCCGGATGGTACGGTTAGATTTACCTGCAACGGTAAACCTATTTTTCACTATATGGGTTGCTCATCCTTCTCTCAATACACAGTTGTCACAGATATTTCCATTGTCACTGTTAATCCAAAGGCACCTATGGATAGAACCTGTTTGTTGGGATGTGGTGTTACAACCGGTTTTGGTGCAGCCACTAATATCGCTAAAATTGAGAAAGGTGAAAACGTTGGAGTTTTTGGAGCAGGATGTATTGGTTTAGCGGTTGTTATGGGTGCCGTTAAGAAGCAGGCTGGAAAGATCATTGTTGTGGATATTAATCCAGAAAAAGAGGCTTGGGCCAAGAAGTTTGGTGCAACAGACTTTATCAATCCAAAGACTGATTTAAAACCGGGAGAAGATATTGTGCAGAAACTAACTGAACTTACAGATGGTGGTTTTGATTGGGATTTCGACTGTACTGGTAATGTTGAAGTCATGAGGAATGCTTTGGAATCATGTCACAAGGGCTGGGGTGAATGTATTGTTATAGGTGTTGCACCTGCAGGTGCAGAAATTCATACTAGGCCATTCCAGTTGGTCACCGGAAGAGTTTGGAGGGGTTGTGCGTTCGGTGGTGTCAAGGGTAGATCACAAATGCCTGGAATTGTGGATGACTACATGACAGGCAAGCTTGATGTCGATGACTTCATCACTCAAAGGTATCCTTTGGAAAAGATCAGGCAGGCATTTGATGATATGCATAATGGTAAATCCATCAGAGCGGTCATTAACATGCAAAACTAAATATTATCATGTTTCCTTTATATAGTCTCACTTTAGTCTTGTTACTTATTTTGAGGTAATCAAACACTCTCTTTTATGCGTCCTAGGCATTTGGAACGTGGGTCTCAACGCtgctaaaaaaataactgCCGTTCCCAGGAATCGAACCTGGGTTGCATCGGCCACAACGATGAGTACTAGCCACTATACTAGAACGGCTTTTACGACAAAACAGAAAATATGCTCTAATAtcatatcaaaaatattaataagAAAATTTATATGTATTATCTTTGTTATGTTCCCGTTCAAAGAATAATTGTAGGCTACTTTCGAgtaaaattaaattaacTGCTTTTTATAAAATTATGAAATCTAGTAGTCATTCAAAAGTTCAGAGAGAAATGATGGATTAATCACAGATTGCAGTTACGTCGACACCTCTCACCCAGCCGACCTTCAAAACTGCTAGGAACCTAGCTGTCGGAGTGTTTAGACAATGATAATGTCAGCCATTACATATCAAGACCAGTCAgttaatttttcatctgaataaatataaatctAGCCTTAATTGCAATAAAGATATTTGCCCAAACATTTAAGAATTGACATGATAACCCTGTCTTAGAACAATGAAGTTTTCATGAATAAAGATGATCTTATTGTAGTACATAACTTGTACATAAGATTTAGTATAGACATATGAACATCTCTCAAATTTATATAATTGTCAGTCCTATTTTTAAACAACACCTTGGGCAATAGGCCCTGTTCCCTTTAGAACCCTATAATCCTATTCTGTAGCTTTGACACtaaatttgaatttttaaaaaacaCATCAACAGTTAGAAACAACATTAAATTCATTCTTTATTGATGATTAAAAACTTTTGTTAGATATAACAACTTCCTTTTGTAAatgaatataatatattgtGAATATTCTATCTGGAAAAACTACATCAGCTTGTTTCATACTGTAGAAACCAGAAGAGGATTAATGGTATTTAGgcatgtgcattttccattttcccTCTTTTGCTTCATCTTTATTACATTGATTTCAATCTTTTTATACATAAACGGATGTAATAAACTATGTAACAGTGTTTCTTTTAAAAGCAATCAACTTCTCACCCGAAAGGaatcaacaacaatattaggaaataaatttactCCCCTTTCGAATCAAATAATTCATCACTGCCTTTCGGCCCAGCCAAACAACAGCCTATTCTGTTATTGAGAGCATAAAATCTTATTTAGTATCATGCTATTCTTATTAGATGCCTTTCATTAATCTGATTTGAATGATAAAACGCGAAAATAGCGATCAAATTGGTAACTCATGTATATCCGTCTTAGGAGGGGTGTTCTTATATGGCCTATGCTCCCTTATAGATGACTCAACTTTATTTAGTATGATTCTGAATTTTTCTGCAAAGTAATTTCAATTTAGTTAAACATTAATCAAATATCAACGGGATCAATGGGAATTAAAAGGCCAAAAGAAggtattttttgttgaaattgaCGTTGTTCTTCCAGGAGCTAGGTTTACTCACAGAAATGTATGCGTGTTACATATGTGACTAAGAAAAGgaataatatattataattaGATTTCATACatttaaagaagatgaCATTTTATTCGTTATTCAAGTTTTATAAGAGAGCCACTTTCTAGGTAAGACTCACAGCCCCTTATGTAGGATAAGCATCGGAGTATTTGGTAGGTAGCTTCTCAATAAGCAAAGGTAGAAAAGGAatgaatataaatttaaaatttttaaagaCATTCATGGTTTAAATGTACATACATCAAAATATCTTTAAATATAACTTAATGTTGAATACACCGTATTTGTTTACATCCATTTTACTATGATTAGAAAAGGGAATCAtgaaagcaagaaaaaggataaggtatatataataataataagagGAAACAGTAATTTACATAAAATATTGGTAGGATTCAATAATCCCATTGAAGGTATCATATTTTAAAGGCCTAAACATGAACTGCAGTCCCACAAACTTTGGAGTTGTTTTGAcaataaaagtgaaataatTCCATCAAAGCATTTCCGCCGAACACTGAATTAACAAAAGGTTAAGATTACAAAATTAACCTCTAACCAATCCCTTCTCAAGGATTGTAATTATCTATTACTCCCCATGAAGCTTCGGATATACTTTGATGATGCACCACTTCTTTATCATTACACAGAGGATTcatcaatatattttcattagATCACTCGGAAAACCCTTTATCATGTCTGAAATAACGTTGCTAACGAAAGAGCCAATAACTTAAAACCAAATACCATACACAGTTATCTTTAATCAAACAAAAGCTTTCATACGTTGTTAAACAATATTGGATCATTCTGAAAAACGTTGTTTGCTGTTACTCTTTAAACCTTACTCCctacaaaaaattttcagttttcGTACCgaaacaggaaaaaacttttcaaattttcaccGTACGTATCCTAATATATAAAGAGCGGAGTGATTCCAAAATTTAAACTCACACAAGGTTTtctcaaactttttttcttttgaaatttctctttctccaaTCAAAAAGCCCAGGAGATGTTTTGCCACGATGGTATAACGCTATATTTCTAAGTTATTGCCGTTGCCATACTCTTATTATCATAAGTATGATTATTTTATCTCCGAGAATGAATGTTTATTCCCTGTTGGAAGTTTGGATTCTGATTATTCAGATGGAGTCTGAATGTCGATATATGGGACACAACTATTGGAAATGGCGTAGTTTATTAGTTATAAATGCTTAGAAAAAGATATATCGATTATTTTAATGTGCCTCTTGGTTAGCAGTGGTTGCTTTTACTTTTCGTTAACCAAAGTCTTTTCAACCTGACTCCATAGTCTAAGAAACCTCTCAAATTCATGGTGCGTTATAGGCTTACCAGAAAAACGTAGCTTTTCATAAAGGCCCACCATATCTTTCATTGTGGTAAGCTCATAGTCATTAAGTTTATCTGTCATCTCATCGTATTCATCGAGAATGAGTTCCTTGAGTGTACATTTATTCTTTGGTTCGATGAATCGGCTATCGTTTAATTGTATTTTGCCCCTGTATTTCACCTCTTGGCCTATATCACAAACGACATTATCATACACCAAATCATTAGGTAAAACTGTCATCTTGGATGACGTTCCCTTTTGTTCATGGTACATACCATCGTGAAATATGATGCCTTTGGGGCCGGCTGTTTTACTTATCCGTTGGCATCTAATAAGCTCTTCATGAATGTAATCCGATACTGGCTCCGTTATGTCAGCAGAAGAAACAggtatatatattcttgGGATGTCCTGGAGATGTGCTCTATTAATTAAAACACGCACAAGATAAAGGACAAAAGCTGATAACACGAATAAAGCACATGCACCAATAATTATCAAAGTATTTATAGCAATTCGGGATGATGTCTGAAATGACTGAATAATAAGATCAACAGGAATAGCCGAGCATAGCACAGATGTTATGCCTAAAACAATGAAATATGACACGGAGTAAAGCCAATAAATTAATGCCTTCGGCTTCaccttttttatcttctctAAATGAAGCCTCCATTTGAATAACTTGGTAATCCAATTCGTCTCACGTACCTGATTCAGGCTTGGATCAATCGAACTCTCTGCAAGTAGAGTATCCATTTTCTACCTGCTTTATAAATCATACAATCAATTCCACCACTGAAGCAGGTCCTCAGATATAGTTGAACTCTAGTGTAGAGATCCAGATATCATCagctgaatttttttttttttttttttttaaagacCACAAGCAAGAATATGTACAAATCAGCAAACCGTTTTTCCATCAGCACTTCTTTCTCTAATATTAGTTTATATTGTGTAAAAATCTATTCAATATTCACCGACAAGAATGATTACAGAAAAGGCCACATGcaataaagtgaagaaaaaccTTGTCTATTATAATCTCTGGTCTAATGTTACATCGGTGGATTTTTATGATAAAACGCTGGGTGAACAATTTATGCTATTGAAGGGAAAAAATCCAAAATCCGGAAATGACAGTGCATGTATCAATGGGTACGATTATGTGCTGCCTGTTCTGAAACAGAAGAAGTTGACAATGCAGGCTTTAGATCTGATATTTAAGCACGTATCCGAGATCGAGCACACAAAAGTTCAGAAGCTTGTGATTGGAATTACTGACTTCGACGGAACAATCGTGTACTACAATATACATAGTGGTGTCCAAAAACCTAAGAATGCCTAATTGAAATGACTagaaacaagaagaaacgGAAATAATTAAGAACTA
It includes:
- the FLD1 gene encoding S-(hydroxymethyl)glutathione dehydrogenase (BUSCO:EOG09262PIH) encodes the protein MSTTGKTITCKAGICWGAGQDVKIETVEVAPPRAHEVRVKVAYTGVCHTDEYTRSGQDREGVFPVIFGHEGAGIVESIGEGVINVKVGDHVVLLYTPECGECKFCKSGKTNLCSKIRNTQGKGLMPDGTVRFTCNGKPIFHYMGCSSFSQYTVVTDISIVTVNPKAPMDRTCLLGCGVTTGFGAATNIAKIEKGENVGVFGAGCIGLAVVMGAVKKQAGKIIVVDINPEKEAWAKKFGATDFINPKTDLKPGEDIVQKLTELTDGGFDWDFDCTGNVEVMRNALESCHKGWGECIVIGVAPAGAEIHTRPFQLVTGRVWRGCAFGGVKGRSQMPGIVDDYMTGKLDVDDFITQRYPLEKIRQAFDDMHNGKSIRAVINMQN